One Aegilops tauschii subsp. strangulata cultivar AL8/78 chromosome 7, Aet v6.0, whole genome shotgun sequence genomic window carries:
- the LOC109747862 gene encoding probable L-type lectin-domain containing receptor kinase S.5 translates to MAVRFLVLLSLLVLASSSSGSTTSLATNATADGGSLDSLDAGSLTEFSFSTFHPEYRGKNLTVVGDADITKRALQITPDTGNEAAHFLTNKSGRVLYYAPVRLWRLQKGGKGNARGGAGGGKRVASFRTVFTVNVFRPSGADPAEGFAFLIAPSAGEPPAGSYGGYLGLTNATTDGNAANQVVAVELDTEKQPYDPDDNHIGLNVNSVVSVANASLTPRGIEISPVKTAKFNVWIDYDGAARRITVYMADFQDAKPASPVLAAPLDLGATVAERSYFGFAASTGTKYQLNCVLAWNMTVEKLDEPNDNRGLILGLAVGVPVAVLALGAAAALGYYLCVVRRRKVGRDQGSAITGTMIRSLAGGPREFDYRELRKATNNFDERMKLGQGGYGVVYRGTVADDHSNPTAAGTAVEVAVKKFSRASTQGQNDFLAELSIINRLRHKHLVRLVGWSHDNGELLLVYEYMSNGSLDQHLFSSAPGSRPGQPLGWELRYSIVQGVASALHYLHDQFDQRVVHRDLKASNIMLDAAFTARLGDFGLARAIETDKTSYMEEAGGGVHGTVGYIAPECFHTEKATRESDVYAFGAVILEVVCGRRPRCDIDGFHFLVDWVWRLHRDGRALEAVDPGLDGAFDEDDAERLLMLGLACSHPTPAERPKAQAISQILLRSMPTPAVPPFKPSFVWPATDGGFDTMSTTAGSTSSTVVTSASTWSGNFARGSQNHAPPPEQDTSGSLV, encoded by the exons ATGGCCGTGCGTTTCCTCGTACTACTGTCGCTCCTCGTCCTGGCCTCCTCCAGCTCAGGCTCCACCACCTCGCTCGCCACCAACGCCACCGCCGATGGCGGCTCGCTGGATAGTCTGGATGCGGGGAGCCTCACCGAGTTCAGCTTCTCCACCTTCCATCCCGAGTACCGCGGCAAAAACCTGACGGTGGTCGGCGACGCCGACATAACCAAGCGCGCGCTCCAGATCACGCCGGACACGGGCAACGAGGCCGCCCACTTCCTCACCAACAAGTCCGGCCGCGTCCTCTACTACGCCCCGGTCAGGCTCTGGCGCCTCCAGAAGGGCGGCAAGGGCAATGCCagaggcggcgcgggcggcggcaaGAGGGTCGCGTCCTTCCGCACCGTCTTCACCGTCAACGTCTTCCGCCCGTCGGGCGCGGACCCGGCGGAGGGGTTCGCGTTCCTCATTGCGCCGTCCGCGGGCGAGCCGCCCGCCGGGAGCTACGGCGGGTACCTCGGCCTCACCAACGCGACGACCGACGGCAACGCCGCGAACCAGGTCGTCGCCGTCGAGCTCGACACCGAGAAGCAGCCCTACGACCCGGACGACAACCACATCGGCCTCAACGTCAACAGCGTCGTCTCCGTCGCCAACGCCTCGCTCACGCCCCGCGGCATCGAGATCTCGCCGGTCAAGACCGCCAAGTTCAACGTCTGGATCGACTACGACGGCGCCGCCCGCCGCATCACGGTGTACATGGCCGACTTCCAGGACGCCAAGCCGGCGTCTCCGGTGCTCGCCGCGCCGCTGGACCTCGGGGCCACCGTGGCCGAGAGGTCCTACTTCGGGTTCGCCGCGTCGACGGGCACCAAGTACCAGCTCAACTGCGTCCTGGCATGGAACATGACGGTGGAGAAGCTCGACGAGCCGAACGACAACAGGGGCCTCATTCTGGGGCTCGCCGTCGGGGTGCCCGTCGCGGTGCTCGCGCTGGGCGCCGCCGCCGCATTGGGGTACTACCTGTGCGTGGTGAGGCGGCGGAAGGTGGGCCGCGACCAGGGCAGCGCCATCACCGGGACGATGATCCGGAGCCTCGCCGGCGGGCCGCGGGAGTTCGACTACCGGGAGCTGCGGAAGGCGACCAACAACTTCGACGAGCGGATGAAGCTGGGGCAGGGCGGGTACGGGGTGGTGTACCGCGGCACGGTGGCCGACGACCACAGCAACCCGACCGCCGCGGGGACCGCGGTGGAGGTGGCGGTAAAGAAGTTCTCGCGGGCGAGCACGCAGGGGCAGAACGACTTCCTCGCCGAGCTCAGCATCATCAACCGCCTCCGCCACAAGCACCTCGTCCGCCTCGTCG GGTGGAGCCACGACAACGGCGAGCTGCTGCTGGTGTACGAGTACATGTCGAACGGCAGCCTGGACCAGCACCTGTTCAGCTCGGCGCCGGGGTCGCGGCCGGGGCAGCCGCTGGGGTGGGAGCTCCGGTACAGCATCGTCCAGGGCGTGGCGTCGGCGCTGCACTACCTGCACGACCAGTTCGACCAGCGCGTGGTGCACCGCGACCTCAAGGCCTCCAACATCATGCTGGACGCCGCCTTCACCGCGCGCCTCGGCGACTTCGGCCTCGCCCGCGCCATCGAGACGGACAAGACCTCCTACatggaggaggccggcggcggcgtgCACGGCACCGTCGGCTACATCGCCCCCGAGTGCTTCCACACCGAGAAGGCCACGCGCGAGTCCGACGTCTACGCCTTCGGCGCCGTCATCCTCGAGGTCGTCTGCGGCCGCCGCCCGCGCTGCGACATCGACGGCTTCCACTTCCTGGTGGACTGGGTGTGGCGCCTCCACCGCGACGGCCGCGCGCTCGAGGCCGTCGACCCCGGCCTCGACGGCGCGTTCGACGAGGACGACGCCGAGCGCCTGCTCATGCTGGGCCTGGCCTGCAGCCacccgacgcccgccgagcggcCCAAGGCGCAGGCCATCTCGCAGATCCTGCTGCGGTCCATGCCGACGCCGGCCGTGCCGCCGTTCAAGCCGTCGTTCGTGTGGCCGGCGACGGACGGAGGATTCGACACCATGTCCACGACGGCGGGGTCGACGTCGAGCACGGTCGTGACGTCCGCGTCCACGTGGAGCGGCAACTTCGCGAGGGGCAGCCAGAAccacgcgccgccgccggagcagGACACCTCCGGTTCACTGGTTTGA